One Littorina saxatilis isolate snail1 linkage group LG1, US_GU_Lsax_2.0, whole genome shotgun sequence genomic window carries:
- the LOC138968274 gene encoding beta-1,3-glucan-binding protein-like: protein MAAKLTVLSILVSVISLCACQSEPRFVKRDDGSTDVIVQDLPGVKDVAVTLTGYSWTYRYELRKTAGAWRATLSNIPDGPDAEILYEVDYHFDTSMSKQEGTIQYSNTGTVAPPVSPRHLQRRATTVLFDDFSSGHINPQNWQHAVTANGGGGNEFNMYTPEAVNSYVKNGELYIRPTLTTDRFGDNFLKNGNLDVKAVWGTCTGSARDGCMRHGSKIPVIMSASLTSKTHIRYGKIEVVAKLPKGDWLWPAIWMLPTEAHYGGWPRSGEIDIMEARGNLHYKTAKQGWQAGAAQEHATIHYGAAWNNKKSHGGQHTLQGTTFADNFHTYWIDWTADYVKLGVDSHTLIAFNTPSQGYWHEGNFQGNNIWANGGKDAPFDRPFHLILNVAVGGNWFSHGMTNSPYPQPWHDGWPDAMMGEFWHARHLWWPTWHGEDVAMKIKSVKMQQY from the exons ATGGCAGCGAAACTGACTGTTCTTTCTATTCTAGTGTCTGTCATCTCTCTGTGTGCTTGCCAGTCTGAACCCCGATTTGTGAAAAGGGATGATGGATCTACTGACGTCATTGTTCAAG ATTTACCAGGTGTCAAGGACGTCGCAGTGACCTTAACGGGTTATTCTTGGACATACCGTTATGAGCTTCGCAAAACAGCAG GAGCATGGCGAGCAACTCTTTCTAACATCCCCGATGGACCTGATGCAGAAATCCTCTACGAGGTTGATTATCATTTTGACACATCCATGAGCAAGCAGGAAGGAACAATTCAGTATTCGA ATACGGGCACAGTCGCACCACCTGTTAGTCCCCGCCATCTTCAACGAAGGGCAACAACAGTGTTGTTTGATGACTTCTCTTCCGGTCACATTAATCCTCAAAATTGGCAGCATGCAGTTACCGCGAACGGAGGCgga GGTAACGAGTTCAACATGTACACTCCGGAGGCTGTGAACAGTTATGTCAAAAATGGCGAACTCTACATTCGACCG ACATTAACTACTGACCGTTTTGGGGACaattttctgaaaaatgggaaTCTTGACGTCAAAG ctgtttgGGGCACGTGCACCGGAAGCGCACGCGACGGGTGCATGAGGCATGGCAGCAAGATCCCGGTCATAATGTCCGCCAGCCTGACCAGCAAGACTCACATCCGCTACGGCAAGATCGAGGTCGTGGCAAAGCTGCCCAAAGGAGACTGGCTCTGGCCAG CCATCTGGATGCTTCCTACCGAAGCACACTACGGAGGCTGGCCACGGTCAGGAGAAATTGACATCATGGAAGCCCGGG GCAATCTTCACTACAAGACAGCGAAACAAGGCTGGCAGGCCGGGGCGGCGCAAGAGCACGCTACCATCCACTATGGTGCTGCGTGGAATAATAAGAAAAGTCACGGCGGACAGCA tACACTCCAGGGAACAACTTTTGCCGACAACTTCCACACTTACTGGATCGACTGGACTGCTGACTACGTTAA GCTAGGAGTTGACAGTCATACGCTTATTGCGTTCAATACTCCATCTCAAGGTTACTGGCACGAAGGTAATTTCCAGGGCAACAACATCTGGGCCAATGGGGGCAAGGACGCACCCTTCGACCGACCC TTCCACCTGATTCTTAACGTGGCGGTGGGAGGCAACTGGTTTTCCCACGGAATGACCAACTCGCCCTACCCACAACCATGGCACGACGGGTGGCCCGACGCCATGATGGGCGAGTTTTGGCACGCCCGCCATCTTTGGTGGCCCACCTGGCACGGGGAAGACGTTGCCATGAAAATCAAGTCCGTCAAGATGCAGCAGTACTAG